In the Sarcophilus harrisii chromosome 3, mSarHar1.11, whole genome shotgun sequence genome, one interval contains:
- the LOC100933566 gene encoding transcription factor HES-5: MAPNAISLDILTPKEKNRLRKPVVEKMRRDRINSSIEQLKLLLEKEFQRHQPNSKLEKADILEMTVSYLKHSKAFASCPKSLQQDYSEGYSWCLKEAVQFLTLHSANTDTQMKLLYHFQRPQASLATIPDLKPPSSSPLSPATLTKPASGQSPSGSNLWRPW, translated from the exons ATGGCTCCCAACGCGATTTCTCTGGATATCCTCACtcccaaagagaaaaacaga CTGAGGAAGCCGGTGGTGGAGAAGATGCGCCGGGACCGCATCAACAGCAGCATCGAGCAGCTGAAACTCCTCCTGGAGAAGGAGTTCCAGAGACACCAGCCCAACTCCAAGCTGGAGAAGGCTGACATCCTGGAGATGACCGTTAGTTACCTGAAGCACAGCAAAG CTTTTGCATCCTGCCCCAAGAGCCTGCAACAAGACTACAGCGAAGGCTACTCTTGGTGCCTCAAAGAAGCGGTTCAGTTCTTGACTCTGCACTCGGCCAACACGGACACGCAGATGAAGCTGCTTTATCACTTCCAGAGGCCGCAGGCCTCCCTGGCCACGATTCCAGACTTGAAACcgccttcctcctctcccctgtCCCCTGCTACCTTGACCAAGCCAGCATCCGGACAGTCGCCTTCTGGCAGTAACCTCTGGCGGCCTTGGTAG